Part of the Paenibacillus terrae HPL-003 genome is shown below.
AAATTCTGATATGTCCTTTCGACCCGGAGACCGATCCACCTATAGGGAAGCATCTGTTCTGAGGAACTCCCCCGTTATGCTGCTTCATCATATGAATATAGAAGGTCGGCAGCTTGAATACCAATTCTTCTTCTAAGGAGGCGATTAGCTCTTCAGTGGGCGGATCATCCATAACATATTGTTCTAACGCATGTTCACTGTCATCCCAAAAGTCCGTGAAATCGAAATCCACAACGGTATCAACCTCGGCATTGGACACCTCCACTACCTTCTGAAGGACTTTGCTCCGAGCCAAATCCAGGAACTCCAAGGTATCCTCATCCCCAGGGTCTAACTGATCTGCGGATTCAAATGCGCGCAAGGCCTCCTCATATTGATCCAGGTAGTAATAGGCAAAACCTATGCGGAAATGCCACAGCGGATCGCCTTTCCCCTCCTCTTCAATGAATAGGAACTGTTCAACCGCCTCTTCATAACGCTCGAGATTGTTCAGCGCTCTGCCCAAATGACTGACCAACACATAATCCCTGTCCTCCGCAGGAATCTCCATAATGGAACTTACGATTTCTTCGAATTCATCTTCTTCATGCCACGCTTCCAGCTGTGGCAACAGATTGTCCCGCATCAGCTCTGCCTCCTACTTTTTTCGCCCTTTTTATCATTCTAACATTCCCGGCACCGCTCTCTCCAGCTCACCATACACGTACAATGGGTTACTATCATCCATCATACAATAAAATACACGTGGGCTATATGAATAGGATATGGAGACTCAGAGGTTTACACCCTCCAATTCAAACCAATCCATTGACGATTACTTATGATACGGCTCGGTTCGCTGCGCCATCTGCAGTGGCAAGTTTTGACCAAAAAAGCCATCGGGGTCAATATATGCAAATGAGCATCAAATACTGTACGCAGGCAGGAAATGCAGATAAGTTTCGCTTACCAGTATATCCTAGCGAATCCGGGTTGTTGCTGCGGCAATGTCCCCGAAAGCCCAATGTCCGACCGGGACATCTGACCACCTGGACGAGTCAGCGAAGGATTCTGGTTCTCTCTTCCATACCCGATTGAACAAAGTGACCGCCTCTGCCCGGCTCAGGTTCTGATCCGGCTGGAAGCTACCGTCCGGCATGCCATGCATATAGCCAGCTTGCTGTACCCGTGCAATATCATCTTTCGCCCAGTGTCCGGTCGTATCCGGGAAGGTACCCGAAGCTGCTCCGCTCAGATTGTTCCAGCGTGCCAGTGCTGTCGCCATCTCCGCTCTAGTGATCGGACGCCCCGGTGCGAAAGTGCTGCTGCTGTATCCCTTCATCCATCCGGCCGTTGTCACGGTATCAATCGCTTCGGCAGCCCAGTTCTGCCCTGCAACATCCGTATAGTTGGCGCGAATCTGCGGTGCTGACGATTCAACCAACGGCTGCTCCGACCGGTCAACAGCCAGACGGAACAGAATCTCTGCCAGCTCCGACCGTGTCATCCTACGCGCCGGTTGGAATGTCCCATCCGGGTAGCCTTGCATATACGGCTGCGAACGCTCACTCTCCTGCTCTCCGCCTATGCTCGCGATCTGCTTGTTCAGATGCAGTACCGTAAAGGTGCTGAACTTGTTTACACTAAAACGGAGCCCTGCCGGCTGGTTACCGTCCCATAGCAGCGTCGGCTGCACCAGCTCCCTGGTGCCGTCGCTATGCTCCACATACACAGCCAGATTGCTCAGGAAAGCCTGGCGTTCTTCGGCAGAGTTCGGCAGCGACTGCTGGGGCAGTGGCAGCACCAGTTCTACCGACTGCCCCTGCAGATTCGTCTCGATCATCACCGGTCGGCCGATAATGCGAACTTCACCCTGCCCGGCGGCTGCTTGCACGAGGCCATTTTGCTTTGCCCGTTCCGCTACCGCCTGGATCGCCGCTTCACTCTTTACCGGACTGAGCGTAAACTGGCGGTTCCCATCCATCGATGCGAGCGTTGATGGGGACAGGATCAGACGCGCATGGTTAGTGTATACTTCCAGACCAACTCCAGCATCCGCCAGCGTCTTCGCCGTATCCTTAGGCAGGGCAAATTCTAGCTCGGTGACTTCATCCTTTGAATCAGGCATCACCAACCGGACGCTGGAACGTCCTTCGGCCTTTACGCTGCTCAATGCCTCCCGTGCCTGAGCAGCCCCATAGCTGACCTGGTCTTTTTTCGACCCGTCGGACAGCGTTGTCCGCTGAATGACGACATTGGAGAGCTTAGTACTGCTGTTCTTGCCACCGTCCACACTGACTGTCACATTCTCGCTCTGTCCGGCAGATGTACCACCGCTGCCAGTAGATGAATTTCCGGAGGAATCTTTACCTGGTGCTGGCGTCGGTGTCGAACCCGGTGCCGGAGTTGGTGTCGGTGCAGGTGCTGGCTCAGGTGTTGGCGTTGTACCCTCACCCGGGTTCGTCGCCTCTGCATCCCGGACGAACGTCAGATAGAAATCATCCAGCGATCCCCAAGCCCCACCGTCTGCCTGGATGGAAGCGCCCACCGTCAGCTTGCCGTCGGTTACTCGTATATCGCGAATGACCGGCTGATTCCACTGTACCCAGCCATTTACACCGGTATCTACCTTCTCTTCCTTGCCGCCAGTCGCGGCAAACAATTTCATCTGTGCGTTCTTCGCATCGCCGCCCTGGATCGACATCGAGAGGTCGTAGTAGCCGGGCTTCAAACCGTAGACCGCCTGTTCCACCCGGAAATTGACCGCATCCGCCGAATAGAAATGCAGCGAATACTGGCCCGACTTCGCATCGGAAGCTTTGTTCTGGTAGTCGGTGTGCGGTGCGCTTTCGCCACCGTAAGTAATCTTCCACATGCTCCGGTCGCTCAGTTCAAAGCCGCCGTTCACCAGCAGATTCGGCCGACGAATCTCCAGCACTGCCTGCGCCGGATAACCGCCTTTGGCTGTCCCGTTAATCACATAACTGCCCGCTCCCTGGCTCACAGCTTGCTCTAAGGCCGCCTGATCCCACTCTACAGCGAGTGTTCCGGTGCTTCCATCGTTATACGTCACGGTGACCGAATCCGGCAGCGAGATCTTCTCGCCCGCGTCGGCCGTTACCGTTATCGCTTGGACCTCATCGACCTGGAGCGTAGCCACCGCTCCCGTGTTGACGTAGTTAAACACCTTCAGCGAAGGAAGTGGATGGCCCGTAAAATCAAACAGCGCCTGGTTGTCTACCGCGCTGCCGCCATACCATTTGCCCGCATCATCAGGGTCATATTCCGCAGCATAGCTGGCCGCCCAGCCGGAACCATATCGTTCCCACAGCTGCTTGCTCTGCTCGACATCTGCTTTCGGTCCTACTGGCAACCAGGCTGGCTCCCAATAAAATACACCAATGCCTGCATCGCCTACATTGGATACCGCTTCAATGACATTACGGACCGACGTGGCCTGCCCCTGAGCACTGATCGGATAGTCCAGCGTCTGTCCCGAGCTTCTCGGGGCGGTATTCTCATGCCCATCCCCATCTTCAGCTGTATACGCATAGGACGTTTCCGCCACCATCACTTTTTTACCATACGTATCTGCTACCTGCTTCAGTACTGCTGTGAGATTGCTCAGTGAACCGTGCCAGAACGGATAATACGAGCTGGCAAAGACATCATAGTCCACATGGTTGTCCGACAGCGCCTTCGCATAGGAAGCATAGCGGCCCGGCGTCTCCGGGTTGGTAAAATGCAGTGCCACGAGAATATTCGGATCGACGGCACGCACCGCCTGGCTTCCCTTATTAAATAAAGCACTAATCTTCGTCCAATCCTTCTCCCCGATAAACGACTGGTTCGTCTCATTGCCGACCTGCACCATCCCCACATCTATGCCCTGATCGATCAACTTCTGCAGGCTGTCCCGCGTATAGTCGTACACCGCCTGTTCCTTGTCAGCAAAACTCAGATTCTGCCAGGCCTTCGGCACATGCTGCTTGCCCGGATCAGCCCAGAAATCGGAATAGTGGAAATCCACCAGCAGCTTCAGCCCGTTGTTGGTCGCCCGCTTGCCGATTTCGATCGCTTTGGCCAGATCGTTGTTCCCGCC
Proteins encoded:
- a CDS encoding SMI1/KNR4 family protein gives rise to the protein MRDNLLPQLEAWHEEDEFEEIVSSIMEIPAEDRDYVLVSHLGRALNNLERYEEAVEQFLFIEEEGKGDPLWHFRIGFAYYYLDQYEEALRAFESADQLDPGDEDTLEFLDLARSKVLQKVVEVSNAEVDTVVDFDFTDFWDDSEHALEQYVMDDPPTEELIASLEEELVFKLPTFYIHMMKQHNGGVPQNRCFPIGGSVSGSKGHIRILGILGIGREKRHSLCGESGSRFRIENGGYPEIGVVICDCPSESEVVMLDYRESGNDGEPEVVYVDKENNYKITRLAPNFEAFIRGLVKE
- a CDS encoding glycosyl hydrolase 53 family protein, producing MRRKRQAWLLLVVAIMFSSWPMRLTPAAAAESAGVSAVVNGGFETDFWSDQSWQVEASDWKQVDIQHYAYASDPFITPSEDTYAFKYWINDAAPTDQQVTVSQKLPTLQPGSYELSVQSMGGADAKAGHVQVFAGTDQSSEVATSGYNQWGSVTLKFVLTEQTSDLVIGARISGAAAAWGYLDRFILKQVSTDTAHPVAADIFVKKVEGLKSDFIKGVDISSILSLEQSGVRFYNEQGTEQDIFQTLKESGVNYVRVRVWNHPYDAKGNGYGGGNNDLAKAIEIGKRATNNGLKLLVDFHYSDFWADPGKQHVPKAWQNLSFADKEQAVYDYTRDSLQKLIDQGIDVGMVQVGNETNQSFIGEKDWTKISALFNKGSQAVRAVDPNILVALHFTNPETPGRYASYAKALSDNHVDYDVFASSYYPFWHGSLSNLTAVLKQVADTYGKKVMVAETSYAYTAEDGDGHENTAPRSSGQTLDYPISAQGQATSVRNVIEAVSNVGDAGIGVFYWEPAWLPVGPKADVEQSKQLWERYGSGWAASYAAEYDPDDAGKWYGGSAVDNQALFDFTGHPLPSLKVFNYVNTGAVATLQVDEVQAITVTADAGEKISLPDSVTVTYNDGSTGTLAVEWDQAALEQAVSQGAGSYVINGTAKGGYPAQAVLEIRRPNLLVNGGFELSDRSMWKITYGGESAPHTDYQNKASDAKSGQYSLHFYSADAVNFRVEQAVYGLKPGYYDLSMSIQGGDAKNAQMKLFAATGGKEEKVDTGVNGWVQWNQPVIRDIRVTDGKLTVGASIQADGGAWGSLDDFYLTFVRDAEATNPGEGTTPTPEPAPAPTPTPAPGSTPTPAPGKDSSGNSSTGSGGTSAGQSENVTVSVDGGKNSSTKLSNVVIQRTTLSDGSKKDQVSYGAAQAREALSSVKAEGRSSVRLVMPDSKDEVTELEFALPKDTAKTLADAGVGLEVYTNHARLILSPSTLASMDGNRQFTLSPVKSEAAIQAVAERAKQNGLVQAAAGQGEVRIIGRPVMIETNLQGQSVELVLPLPQQSLPNSAEERQAFLSNLAVYVEHSDGTRELVQPTLLWDGNQPAGLRFSVNKFSTFTVLHLNKQIASIGGEQESERSQPYMQGYPDGTFQPARRMTRSELAEILFRLAVDRSEQPLVESSAPQIRANYTDVAGQNWAAEAIDTVTTAGWMKGYSSSTFAPGRPITRAEMATALARWNNLSGAASGTFPDTTGHWAKDDIARVQQAGYMHGMPDGSFQPDQNLSRAEAVTLFNRVWKREPESFADSSRWSDVPVGHWAFGDIAAATTRIR